The window GCCCCTCGCGCAAGGACTTTCTCCGCTTTAACTCTTGACGGCCGCAGCGCCGGAGCGCACATTGACCGCACGCTCTTCTTGAGAGCGCTCTCAGGACGGGACTCCACGGAGCGCTCCCCCCACCCGCGCATTCACTCCGTACACCCGAAGAGGCCGCTATGAGTGAACCCTCCGGCACACCCCTCGGACGTCCCCGCACGCTCAGGCGCGCGTTCCTCGCCATGGCCGGCGCGTTGGCGCTGGCCACGGCGTGGGCGACGACCGCGCAGGGCGCCGCCCCCACACCGCCCGCAGGATGGACCCAGGTCTTCGTCGACGACTTCAACGGCACGGCCGGCACCGGCGTGAACACCTCCAACTGGCAGTACGCGACCGGCACTTCGTATCCCGGCGGCCCCGCCAACTGGGGCACCGGCGAAGTCGAGACCATGACGAACAGCACCAACAACGTCTCCCTCGACGGCAACGGCAACCTGCGCATCACCCCGGTCCGCGACTCGGCGGGCAGGTGGACGTCCGGCCGGATCGAGACCAAGCGCACCGACTTCCAGCCCCCGGCGGGCGGCAAACTGCGGGTCGAGTCCCGGCTCCAGATGCCGAACGTGACCGGGACGGCCGCCGAGGGCTACTGGCCGGCGTTCTGGATGCTGGGCGCTCCCTACCGGGGCAACTACCAGAACTGGCCGAGCGTCGGCGAGCTGGACATCATGGAGAACGTGCAGGGCCGCAACCAGGTCTGGGCCACGATCCACTGCGGCACCAACCCGGGCGGCCCGTGCAACGAGACGACCGGCATCGGCAACTCCACCGTGTGCCCGGGCACGACCTGCCAGTCCGGCTTCCACACGTACACCATGGAGTGGGACCGCTCGGTGACCCCCGAGACGATCCGGTTCTCCGTCGACGGCACACAGTTCCATTCGGTCAACGCCAACCAGGTCGACGCGACCACCTGGTCCAACGCCACCGACCACGGCTTCTTCATCATCCTCAACGTGGCGATGGGCGGCGCCTTCCCGGACGCGTTCGGCGGCGGCCTGGACGGCGACACCCGCTCCGGCGTCCCCATGGTCGTCGACTACGTGCAGGTGCTGTCGGCCGGTGGCGGCACGACCACCCCGCCCCCGACGGGCACCCGTGACGCGTACAGCGCCATCCAGGCCGAGTCGTACGACAGCCAGAGCGGCACCCTCACCGAGGCCACGACCGACTCCGGCGGCGGTCAGAACATCGGCGCGCTGGCCAACGGCGACTGGGCACTGTTCCAAGACGTCGACTTCGGTTCCACGGCCGCGAGGCAGTTCGTCGCCCGCGTGGCCTCCGGCGCCAACTCGGGGGTGAGCGGCCTCGTCGAGGTCAGGCTCGACAGCCGGTCGAACGCGCCGGTGGGCAGTTTCTCGATCGCCGGCACCGGGGGCTGGCAGTCCTGGCGGACGGTGCCGGCGAACATCAGTGGGGTCACCGGCACCCATGACGTCTATCTGACCTTCACGAGCGGGCAGTCGCAGGACTTCGTGAACGTGAACTGGTTCAACTTCGGCCGCTGACGGACGGCTTGGGCGAGGGGCGGGCTCCACGGCGTGGAGCCCGCCCCTCGTCGCGCGTCACCGCATCTCCGCCCGGAACGCCACCGGCGTGGTCCCGGTGTGCAGATGGAAGAACTTGGAGAAGTTGGCCGCGTCGGGGAATCCGACGGCCGCGCCGACGCGGCCGATCGGCAGATCCGTGTGGGCCAGCAGCCGTTTCGCCTCCAGGACGACCCGCTTGTCGATGAACCCCTTGGGTGTCTCGCCGGTCGCGGCGCGGACCGCGCGGACGAGGGTGCGGCGGGAGCAGCCGAGGTCGTCGGCGTAGGCGCTGACGCTGTGGTTGCCGGCGAACCCCCGCTCGACGGCGTCCCTGAAGCGGGTGAAGGCCGTGTCGTCGGGCCGGCTCGCCGACTCGGCCGAGGCGGCGGCGAGATGGGCCAGGCGCAGCAGGAAGGCCGTCAGGCAGTGCCGCAGCACGGCGGCGTGCAGACCGAGCGGCAGGGTGGCGGTCGGCGCGGTCGCGTCGGCGTACTCGCGTTCCAGTTGGGCCAACGAGGCGCGCAGGGCCGTCAGTTGCTCCTTGCCGGGGCGAAGCAGCGGCGGCAGGTCGTAGCGGTAGAGGCCGGTCGCCTCGACGGTGGCGCGGGGCAGGAAGCCCGGTTGCATGGTGAGGGCCCTCCCGCGGTACTCGCTCACGCGTGAGAATCGATGCACCTGCCCCGG is drawn from Streptomyces bottropensis ATCC 25435 and contains these coding sequences:
- a CDS encoding helix-turn-helix domain-containing protein, translating into MTERDFPDGDRIKTFPFPVDDGLSGVGMRVGPMDDGELWRADIPLEGVHRIDFHVVLLFDDGPVRHMVDFTEYEVGAGDLLWIRPGQVHRFSRVSEYRGRALTMQPGFLPRATVEATGLYRYDLPPLLRPGKEQLTALRASLAQLEREYADATAPTATLPLGLHAAVLRHCLTAFLLRLAHLAAASAESASRPDDTAFTRFRDAVERGFAGNHSVSAYADDLGCSRRTLVRAVRAATGETPKGFIDKRVVLEAKRLLAHTDLPIGRVGAAVGFPDAANFSKFFHLHTGTTPVAFRAEMR
- a CDS encoding glycoside hydrolase family 16 protein, giving the protein MSEPSGTPLGRPRTLRRAFLAMAGALALATAWATTAQGAAPTPPAGWTQVFVDDFNGTAGTGVNTSNWQYATGTSYPGGPANWGTGEVETMTNSTNNVSLDGNGNLRITPVRDSAGRWTSGRIETKRTDFQPPAGGKLRVESRLQMPNVTGTAAEGYWPAFWMLGAPYRGNYQNWPSVGELDIMENVQGRNQVWATIHCGTNPGGPCNETTGIGNSTVCPGTTCQSGFHTYTMEWDRSVTPETIRFSVDGTQFHSVNANQVDATTWSNATDHGFFIILNVAMGGAFPDAFGGGLDGDTRSGVPMVVDYVQVLSAGGGTTTPPPTGTRDAYSAIQAESYDSQSGTLTEATTDSGGGQNIGALANGDWALFQDVDFGSTAARQFVARVASGANSGVSGLVEVRLDSRSNAPVGSFSIAGTGGWQSWRTVPANISGVTGTHDVYLTFTSGQSQDFVNVNWFNFGR